A window from Salvia miltiorrhiza cultivar Shanhuang (shh) chromosome 2, IMPLAD_Smil_shh, whole genome shotgun sequence encodes these proteins:
- the LOC131012308 gene encoding B3 domain-containing protein At5g60142-like has protein sequence MVNRPGFFKFYLPSLGEENLKIPSRFIQSVQGTWPMDLALRDRYNNLWNVKVEMVGGDWYFKDGWTKFADDNMIKGGDMLVYEYFSPGLLDFKVHGGSACLTEGFGGRETKNIEEQIIKIESDDDIVTRTNETDYDPIDEEEYLHDGYYKVEQAMDDDTDDYDSTTKEENLRDDHFQVVQVTDDDTDDDGCLPTTKEANQRDAHPVGKQLMNVSKCVQIIREEGPRDDTPQQELVRYGTASSSKHKNKRDYDWYGVEIFKTGLIPQPRNPYFVTKKRRHRAGELYIPMDVIRCYNLKLPETVTLLDPKGRQFRATRKIWADERTFYFGGWKGLCGVNMVEDEDSCICEFLQNGDDLRISVSFFPPK, from the exons atggtgaaccGTCCAGGATTCTTCAAGTTCTACTTACCTTCGCTCGGCGAAGAGAATCTG AAAATCCCTTCAAGGTTTATTCAATCTGTTCAAGGAACATGGCCAATGGATTTGGCACTTCGAGATCGGTATAACAATTTGTGGAATGTGAAGGTGGAAATGGTTGGCGGTGATTGGTACTTTAAAGATGGTTGGACAAAGTTCGCTGATGATAATATGATAAAAGGAGGGGATATGTTAGTATATGAATATTTCTCTCCAGGTTTACTTGACTTTAAAGTTCATGGCGGCTCTGCTTGCTTAACCGAAGGATTTGGAGGTCGGGAAACTAAGAATATTGAAGAGCAGATTATAAAAATAGAATCAGATGATGACATTGTAACTCGTACTAATGAAACTGATTATGATCCTATTGATGAAGAAGAATACTTGCATGATGGTTATTATAAAGTAGAGCAAGCAATGGATG ATGATACTGACGATTATGATTCCACAACTAAAGAAGAGAATCTTAGGGATGATCATTTTCAAGTGGTGCAAGTGACGGATG ATGACACTGATGATGACGGTTGTCTTCCTACAACTAAAGAAGCAAATCAACGAGATGCTCACCCAGTAGGGAAGCAATTGATGAATG TTTCCAAATGTGTGCAAATAATTCGGGAAGAGGGTCCAAGAGATGATACTCCTCAACAAGAGCTGGTGAGGTATG GTACGGCCAGTTCTAGCAAGCATAAAAACAAAAGGGATTATGACTGGTATGGTGTAGAGATCTTCAAAACCGGACTCATTCCCCAGCCCCGGAATCCTTATTTTGTGACCAAGAAACGAAGACACAGAGCCGGTGAACTA TATATACCCATGGATGTGATAAGATGCTACAACCTGAAACTCCCCGAGACAGTGACGCTCCTCGACCCAAAAGGAAGGCAGTTTCGTGCTACACGCAAGATATGGGCTGATGAGAGGACGTTCTACTTTGGAGGCTGGAAAGGCCTTTGTGGAGTGAACATGGTGGAAGACGAAGACTCGTGCATCTGTGAGTTTTTGCAGAATGGCGACGATCTACGCATCAGTGTAAGCTTCTTCCCCCCAAAATAG